A DNA window from Camelina sativa cultivar DH55 chromosome 13, Cs, whole genome shotgun sequence contains the following coding sequences:
- the LOC104737738 gene encoding ATG8-interacting protein 2-like produces the protein MAGKDDAATRANNDWEVVSLTASAYAASPGPNKPLDLKHDDADMDALTPPPPHDSAQTSHPLYTSRHFVFPPPTSVDELQTDTTSDLLTDGPSKKLDSAFSVGQETGSALKKHDQGDLTLKGLDLSDDDFARLDFSHDKGGKTHDNNNIYKTAMTSLDDERAISGYEQQTEPLQEPTEPASASSPSDDVSSDLNPTTKDDKNDDVPPCQAWWKRSAASLIAQAKETNTVWSIFIAAAVMGVVILGQHWQHERWQILHLKWESTIGNEKAGRLMGPISRLKQAFVGGGGQRRDSFIRASSHNDS, from the exons ATGGCTGGCAAAGATGATGCAGCTACGCGTGCTAATAATGATTGGGAAGTTGTTTCCCTTACTGCTTCTGCTTACGCTGCTTCTCCTGGTCCCAACAAACCACTCGACCTGAAACATGAtgatgctgacatggatgcacttactcctcctcctcctcacgaTTCAGCTCAGACTTCTCATCCTTTGTACACGTCTCGCCACTTTGTTTTCCCTCCTCCTACTTCTGTTGATGAGCTTCAGACGGATACCACTAGCGACCTGCTTACCGATGGTCCTAGTAAGAAGTTAGATTCTGCTTTCTCTGTGGGGCAAGAAACCGGGTCTGCTCTCAAGAAACATGATCAGGGCGATTTGACTCTCAAGGGCTTGGATTTATCTGATGATGATTTTGCCCGACTTGACTTTTCCCACGATAAAGGAGGCAAAacccatgacaacaacaacatttaCAAGACAGCCATGACTTCTCTCGACGATGAAAGAGCTATCTCTGGGTATGAACAACAGACTGAACCTCTTCAAGAACCGACTGAGCCAGCCTCCGCCTCCTCTCCATCTGATGATGTTTCTTCCGATCTCAATCCTACTACTAAAGATGACAAGAATGATGATGTCCCACCTTGCCAAGCCTGGTGGAAAAGAAGCGCTGCGTCTTTGATTGCACAAGCTAAAGAAACCAACACTGTTTGGTCCATCTTCATTGCTGCAGCTGTCATGGGAGTTGTGATTCTTGGCCAACATTGGCAACATGAGAGGTGGCAGATTTTGCACCTCAAGTGGGAATCTACCATTGGAAACGAG AAAGCTGGAAGATTGATGGGGCCGATCTCTCGTCTGAAACAAGCATTTGTCGGAGGAGGAGGACAGCGTAGGGATTCATTCATCCGAGCCAGCTCCCATAACGacagttaa
- the LOC104737740 gene encoding G-type lectin S-receptor-like serine/threonine-protein kinase SD2-2 has translation MPCTTSYLPLLLLLLLLLLIFLVPPSETAQNKVIIKGNQTILSFKSIFRLGFFSNNGSSNWYLGISYASMPSPTHVWVANRIRPVSDPDSSTLELTSTGYLVVRDSVYGVLWQTDNNEPGTHIRFSETGNLILIEDDGSPVWQSFDNPTDTWLPGMNVIGRTTMTSWRTLFDPSPGFYSLRLSPSFNEFQLVYKGTTPYWSTGNWTGEAFVGVPEMTVPYIYRFHFVNPYTPAASFWYIVTPEPMLTRFMVDANGLLRQYTWEPQTQSWNMFWVQPDTPCSVYSLCGQLGFCSGELLKPCACVRGFRPKNDAAWRSDDFSDGCRRDNGDSGEKTDTFEAVGDLRYDGDVKMSRLQVSKSSCAKTCLGNSSCVGFYHNEKLNLCKILLDPPINLKNSSSLTGVNGDLLYIRAPRNGNSKGNISKTIIILCSVVGSISVLGFTLLVPLMILLKRNRKKKKTRKEDEDGFAVLNLKVFSFKELHVATNGFSEKVGHGGFGVVFKGTLPGASTFVAVKRLERPGSGESEFRAEVCTIGNIQHVNLVRLRGFCSENLHRLLVYDYMPQGSLSSYLSKTSPKLLSWETRFRIALGTAKGIAYLHEGCRDCIIHCDIKPENILLDSDYNAKVSDFGLAKLLGRDFSRVLATMRGTWGYVAPEWISGLPITTKADVYSFGMTLLELIGGRRNVIVNSDTMGEKETEPEKWFFPPWAAREIIQGNVDSVVDSRLNREYNTEEVTRMATVAVWCIQDNEEIRPAMGTVVKMLEGVVEVMVPPPPKLIQALVSGDSYRGVSGTSCSEGHGCSDLNTGLSSPGSRSSFGRPSP, from the exons atGCCATGTACTACATcatatcttcctcttcttcttcttcttcttcttcttctcctcatcttcCTTGTTCCACCGTCTGAAACTGCACAAAACAAAGTCATCATCAAAGGGAACCAAACGATCCTTAGTTTCAAATCTATCTTCCGGCTTGGTTTCTTCAGCAATAATGGTTCCTCCAATTGGTATTTGGGTATCTCCTATGCTTCTATGCCTAGTCCTACCCACGTTTGGGTCGCCAATCGAATCCGACCCGTCTCCGATCCCGACTCCTCCACGCTCGAGCTCACCTCCACCGGTTACTTAGTCGTCAGAGACTCCGTCTACGGCGTCCTTTGGCAGACTGATAACAATGAACCCGGTACCCATATCCGGTTCTCTGAAACCGGTAATCTGATTTTGATCGAAGACGACGGTTCTCCGGTTTGGCAGAGCTTCGACAATCCCACCGACACTTGGCTTCCGGGTATGAATGTCATCGGCCGAACCACTATGACTTCGTGGCGGACGCTGTTCGATCCTTCCCCTGGTTTTTACTCTCTCAGGCTCAGTCCAAGCTTCAACGAGTTCCAGCTTGTTTACAAAGGAACCACCCCTTACTGGTCCACCGGGAACTGGACCGGAGAAGCCTTCGTCGGCGTGCCGGAGATGACTGTTCCCTACATCTACAGGTTCCATTTCGTTAACCCTTACACTCCCGCCGCGTCCTTTTGGTACATCGTCACTCCCGAGCCGATGCTAACGCGGTTCATGGTCGACGCCAACGGCCTGCTGAGGCAGTACACTTGGGAGCCGCAGACGCAGAGCTGGAACATGTTCTGGGTTCAGCCGGATACTCCCTGCTCCGTTTACAGTCTCTGTGGTCAGTTAGGGTTCTGCAGCGGCGAATTGCTCAAGCCATGTGCCTGTGTACGCGGTTTCCGCCCTAAGAACGACGCTGCGTGGAGATCTGATGATTTCAGCGACGGATGCCGCCGTGATAACGGTGATTCCGGCGAAAAGACTGATACTTTTGAGGCGGTTGGTGATCTGCGGTACGACGGCGATGTGAAGATGTCGCGGTTGCAGGTAAGCAAGAGCTCCTGCGCCAAAACCTGCCTAGGAAACTCTTCTTGTGTTGGTTTTTATCACAATGAGAAATTGAATCTCTGCAAAATATTACTTGATCCGCCGATTAATTTGAAGAATTCGAGCTCACTGACCGGAGTTAATGGTGATCTGTTGTATATCAGAGCTCCGAGGAACGGGAATTCTAAGGGAAACATCTCTAAAACGATTATTATATTGTGCAGCGTTGTCGGGTCAATCTCTGTTCTTGGGTTTACACTGTTGGTGCCATTGATGATTCTGTTGAAGAGGaatcgaaagaagaagaagacgaggaaggAAGACGAAGATGGGTTCGCTGTGCTGAACTTAAAGGTCTTCTCTTTCAAGGAGCTTCATGTAGCTACCAATGGGTTCtcggagaaggttggacacggCGGTTTTGGGGTGGTTTTCAAAGGAACATTACCGGGTGCTTCCACCTTTGTGGCCGTCAAACGCTTAGAAAGACCTGGGAGTGGCGAGAGCGAGTTCAGGGCTGAGGTATGCACCATTGGCAACATCCAACATGTCAATCTCGTTAGGCTTCGAGGTTTCTGTTCTGAGAATCTTCACAGACTTCTCGTCTACGATTACATGCCACAAGGATCCTTGAGCTCCTACTTGTCTAAAACAAGCCCCAAACTGTTAAGCTGGGAAACCCGTTTCAGGATCGCTCTAGGTACTGCCAAAGGGATCGCTTACCTGCATGAAGGATGCAGGGACTGTATTATTCACTGTGATATCAAGCCGGAGAACATTCTTTTGGACAGCGATTACAACGCCAAAGTGTCTGATTTTGGCTTGGCTAAACTCCTTGGCCGCGACTTCAGCCGAGTTCTAGCCACAATGAGAGGGACATGGGGCTACGTGGCTCCCGAGTGGATATCAGGTTTGCCCATCACGACAAAAGCCGATGTGTATAGCTTCGGAATGACATTGCTCGAGCTGATTGGTGGTCGAAGAAATGTCATTGTCAATAGCGATAcaatgggagagaaagagacagaacctgaaaaatg gttctttCCGCCATGGGCAGCGCGTGAAATCATACAAGGCAACGTGGACTCTGTGGTTGACTCTAGACTCAACCGAGAATACAACACGGAAGAGGTGACGAGGATGGCCACAGTGGCAGTATGGTGCATACAAGACAATGAAGAGATAAGGCCAGCGATGGGAACGGTAGTGAAGATGCTTGAAGGAGTTGTGGAGGTGATGGTTCCTCCACCACCTAAATTGATACAAGCTCTAGTCTCCGGGGATTCATATCGAGGAGTGAGCGGCACAAGCTGTAGCGAAGGCCATGGATGTTCGGATCTCAATACTGGATTGTCTAGCCCCGGCTCACGGTCGTCTTTTGGTAGACCTTCTCCTTGA
- the LOC104737742 gene encoding probable E3 ubiquitin-protein ligase RHB1A → MGGCCCSSRKSHLVGTPVYYYCPESFEEVGPSGTRAAVGSALTAGLLVDIGLETSIPDTFCAPAPLPYDLLLGKPQSTDSESSKGRISGSSFETLATCEDLGGSDCKTQDTSDIISPRKSDFSNQKGWKKLVDEEEEDECCPICFEDYDGENPRLTTKCEHDFHLSCLLEWIERSDSCPICDKEVVFDDCLN, encoded by the exons ATGGGAGGTTGCTGTTGTTCCTCCAGGAAGTCACATCTTGTTGGCACACCTGTTTACTATTAC TGTCCAGAATCTTTTGAAGAGGTTGGGCCTTCAGGAACCCGAGCTGCTGTGGGATCAGCACTCACCGCAGGCCTCTTGGTTGATATAGGTTTGGAGACATCTATACCTGACACCTTTTGTGCTCCTGCTCCTCTTCCATATGATTTGCTTTTGGGGAAACCACAGTCCACAGATTCTGAATCTAGCAAAGGAAGGATTAGTGGAAGCAGTTTTGAAACGCTAGCAACATGTGAAGATCTCGGTGGGTCAGACTGTAAAACTCAAGACACCTCAGACATTATTTCCCCGAGGAAATCAGATTTCTCAAATCAAAAAGGATGGAAGAAATTGGtggatgaagaggaggaggatgaatGTTGTCCCATTTGCTTTGAAG ATTATGATGGTGAAAATCCAAGACTAACGACAAAGTGTGAGCATGATTTTCACCTCTCTTGTCTTCTGGAGTGGATTGAAAGAAGCGATAGTTGCCCTATCTGTGATAAG GAAGTTGTGTTTGATGATTGCTTGAACTAG
- the LOC104737743 gene encoding calmodulin-binding receptor-like cytoplasmic kinase 2, whose product MPSRRRHSYTGGSSPAATASSSYSITSSITDRSFPSPTPTPTDKSTSSVASWISRIFINCFTPPDSVSSKNFNDSNKSSSSEHNRRSSTGSLQRHNNGNANETEHSRFTFHEIYDATKNFSPSFRIGQGGFGTVYKVKLRDGTTFAVKRAKKSMHDDRQGAEFKSEIQTLAQVTHLSLVKYYGYVVHDDEKILIVEYVANGTLRDHLDCKEGKVLDMATRLDIATDVAHAITYLHMYTQPPIIHRDIKSSNILLTENFRAKVADFGFARLAPDTESGATHVSTQVKGTAGYLDPEYLTTYQLTEKSDVYSFGVLLVEILTGRRPIELSRGQKERITIRWAIKKFTSGDTISVLDPKLEQSPANNLALEKVLEMAFQCLAPHRGSRPSMKKCSEILWGIRKDYRELLNTTSL is encoded by the exons ATGCCCAGTCGTCGGAGACATAGCTACACCGGCGGATCTTCTCCTGCTGCaaccgcttcttcttcttacagcATAACGAGTTCTATCACCGATCGTTCCTTCCCTAGCCCTACACCTACCCCCACCGACAAATCCACTAGCTCCGTCGCCAGTTGGATCTCCCGCATCTTCATCAACTGCTTCACTCCTCCCGATTCCGTTTCCTCCAAAAATTTCAACGATTCTAATAAGTCCTCTTCTTCCG AACATAATAGAAGGAGCTCAACTGGAAGTTTGCAGAGGCATAATAATGGGAATGCTAACGAAACAGAGCATTCAAGATTCACCTTCCATGAAATCTACGACGCTACCAAGAACTTCTCCCCATCCTTCAGGATCGGCCAAGGAGGTTTTGGCACTGTTTACAAGGTCAAACTTAGAGATGGCACTACCTTTGCTGTCAAACGGGCCAAAAAG aGTATGCACGACGACCGTCAAGGTGCAGAGTTTAAGAGTGAGATTCAGACCTTGGCTCAAGTTACACACTTGAGTCTGGTCAAATATTATGGATATGTGGTGCACGATGACGAGAAGATTCTCATTGTCGAGTATGTAGCCAATGGAACTCTCAGAGATCACTTGGATT GCAAGGAAGGAAAGGTTCTAGACATGGCCACTCGGCTAGATATCGCAACAGATGTAGCTCATGCCATTACCTATCTTCACATGTATACAC AGCCACCTATCATCCATAGAGACATAAAGTCTTCGAACATTCTCCTCACTGAGAATTTCAGAGCCAAGGTTGCAGATTTCGGTTTCGCAAGATTAGCTCCAGATACCGAATCAGGAGCCACACATGTCTCAACACAAGTCAAAGGAACCGCAGGTTACCTGGACCCTGAGTACTTAACAACGTATCAACTCACAGAGAAAAGCGACGTCTACTCCTTTGGTGTCCTGCTCGTCGAGATTCTCACAGGTCGACGTCCCATTGAGCTTAGCAGGGGACAAAAAGAACGCATCACCATTAGATGG GCGATCAAGAAGTTCACGAGTGGGGATACGATTTCGGTATTGGACCCGAAGCTAGAACAAAGTCCAGCGAACAACTTAGCATTAGAGAAGGTATTGGAGATGGCGTTTCAGTGTCTAGCTCCTCATAGAGGTTCGAGACCAAGCATGAAAAAATGCAGTGAGATTTTGTGGGGAATTCGTAAGGATTACAGAGAGCTGCTCAACACAACTAGTCTTTGA